aaagagaggaagatcaaaagtctgaGAAAGCAACCGTTTACGTAAAGAGTAGAAGAGGGAAGATAAAAGGGTGAGAGTATTTTAGGAAAGTCACATAAACATAGTCAAGATATATAATATATTCTCATTTCacctaattttataatttttctctaTTATTAttggttttttatttaaaagaaagaaaaaacaaaaatgttAGTACTACATATCGTCTTAGTTGCGCGCGTCCTCTGTTTGATTCGACACATACGCTAATCCAAATATTTGTCGAAATTTGAAAAATGCCCATTCCCTGCTCCTCCGACTATCGATTTCCTAAAaacttttgtttttctttccgttctcttcttcttcttctcttatcTATGACTCTCTGCCAACCTCTTCTTTTCCCATTTCATTAGCTTTGTTCACTCATGATCCCATTACCCAGCTCCAACTCTACCTTTCCTTTCCCCAATGGTATCCACAACCCACCAATCTCCCTCTTCCCCTGTTTTAATTGTGGGTAATTACTGCCACGACATCTTGATCCAAAACAACACCGTCATCGGCGAATCTCTCGGCGGCGCCTCCTCTTTCATTGCCTCTGTCCTCGATGGTTTGTCTATTCCTTCTAATTTGATTTCCCTCGTTGGCCATGATTTTAAATATCCAGTTGATCATGCCCCAATTGTGGTTCCTGCTTCAAAGACCACAGTTTTTCATGCCTATTTTGATACCGGTGTACACAGTAGTGGTCACCAAGATCGTATTTTGAAGCGGGTTTGCACTTGTGACCCTATTAAGCCCACGGATCTGCCCGACGCTAGGTTTGTTTTCGGAATGGCGGTTGGGGTTGGCGGGGAGATATTGCCGGAGACGCTTGAAAGAATGATTGAGATTTGTGATTTGGTTCTGGTTGATATTCAGGCTTTAATTAGGGATTTTGATGAACATGATGGGACTGTTAAGCTTGTTGAATTAGAGAAGACCAGATTCTATCCCTTAttgcctcgaattggggttttAAAGGTTTCATCGGAGGAGGCTGTGTATATGGATGTAGAGGAGGTGAGGAATTGGTGTTGTGTGGTGGTTACTAATGGGGAAGATGGTTGTAGGGTGCATTGGAGAGATGGAGAATTGGGGATTTCGCCTTTTGTGGCAAATCAAGAGGATCCAACTGGTGCAGGTGATAGCTTCTTAGGTGGTTTGGTGGCTGGATTGGTTCAGAGATTGGCTGTTCCTGATGCTGCCTTGCTGGGGAACTTCTTTGGCTCTCTTACTGTTGAACAAATTGGATTGCCTAAGTTCGATTCGAGGCTGTTGCAGGTTTCTATTCAAacgtttttgtcatttttatagCTATGATGCTCTTGTTCTGATTGAGATATTGTGTCATGGTTCTTATTCTTCAGAAATGAGGAAACAGAAGCACTTTTAATTACACTCCTGAACTTTATTTTTAGTTTCATTATGGCTCCTGAAGTTTAAAACCGGATATTAAGCCTTTGACTTTGTAATTTACTAAGTTAACATTATGGCCCCTTTTCTTGACCAAGATGACCACTCAATAACAGGCCTTTTCTCGACCAAGATGACCACTCAATGACAGGTTGTAGAGCCGATggaaatgatattctaaacaactttgaTTCTTGAGTTTTTTTGGTTTTGCAGTTATTGGGGTCTTATTTGATTAGAACAGATAAAGTGGTCTAAAAATGgtgatttggaaaataaaaaatgttggTTCAGTGAGCAATTTAATTTTTGGACTTTTCCAATTTTGAGATCGACATCGGTCATTTTGACTTGGTTTAATGTTAGTAAAGTGCAAAGTCAAGGGTTATAATGTCTGAATTTTAAGTTGAGAGCCCATAATGAAAGTAAGGGCAAAGTTCAGgtgccataggtgtaatttaattcttttaattgaGTTGAATCATGTTGGATGGATTAAAAGAATTGAATTATGAAACATGGTCAAGCACATGAATACTTGGAAATGAGCATTAGCTACTTCAATTGTAGAGTATGGGGAGTCATGTTGCTTGTCAATGCTGAGAGAGTAACTAAACATTATGAACACAAGCTTCTTGTCAAATGTTTTGATTTGTTATGGCTATTTTAACATTTGTGATATAGATAAGGCTCAGTTGCTTTATGATTACATTAGGCACTCACCAAGTTGGGAAGAACTTGAACACATGTGCAGTTACGCCttaggaaataaaaactgaaatgtCAAATCTGCCTCATAATTGGGAAGTAATATCATATGTTTTACGAAATAGAAGGATGTGAAGCCATATGTTTGGAATATTGGTGTTGGGGGCTAAATTCCAATATAGTTTGGACTATGGAGTCATGCTGAGGGATCTCGCTCGCACTTACCAGACTGGACAGCAAAGGAGCCTTTTAATGCATCAGACAGAccttttcatattcatttactTGTTATGTTGGAGTTCTCGTTCTAGTGTTGCTGTGTAGTGTAGCAAGGTTGCTAGATTATAGTAGTTGAGAGTAGTAAGATAGTGTCTAGGTGTTTATGTCATGTACTTGACAGAACTAGAAGATTCACTTTTTGACAGAATTGGAAGTTTAGAAATGAggtgaaattgagtgaaatcaTGCGAAATTGGGTGAAATATATTGCTAGGGTTTTACTTCactaaattacaaaatatttcATATGCCGGGCAGAATTAGGATTGGTTTCCAAGTTTAAGAACATCATGAAATGAGTAATAAAAATTATGTTTGAAGTTATGAGATTATAGCAGTAATACTAATATTTATTGCAATTGTGTATTGTAGAGAGTGAAGGATGAGgttgagaggaggaagaagcaGTTTTTGCAGTACGAAAGAAGTGATGATGAGCTGAAGTTCATGAAGCCAGACGGGCATGAAACTTTCTATTCATCCCTTGGTGCAGCGAAGTTACTGCCTCTGCCTCCGCCTTGTTCAATTAGCAGGTAATCACTGGTTTGGTGAAACAATTGAGGGGGAAACCATGATATTATTGTTCTTTTACTTTTCTCAAATAAATTGGGCAGATTACAGATCCTGCTACCCAAACTTctgtttttgttcattttatgtaatatttactgCCAATTTAAAGATGTTAATgcattttataatatatatatatatatatatatatatatataaatgttctgtctttcttttttattttttgaaatagaagaataCCAAGCCAAAGAGTCAACAATACAATTAGGAGGAGGCCTAGAAAATCTTACCAGAAAAAATAAATACCCCTACACTAAACTTATAAGTTGAAAACTGAATAGATAGTAATGAGGACATTGGATCTTCATGGTCAGCCGGGTATATGAAGCGAGGTTGATGCCGCTCCGGCCACCGGACCTGCGTCGGGGGAGGCCCCCGGTGtacactccgatgctaaagttagTGGGAGTATATATGTAGAGAGATAAAGTAGTCAGAGAGAAGAAGACCGTATACCTTCCCCTTGTAGGGGTATTTATAGTGAATGTCATGGGTTTAGAGGACCTTGCTTGTCTTGGGCTTG
The sequence above is drawn from the Euphorbia lathyris chromosome 6, ddEupLath1.1, whole genome shotgun sequence genome and encodes:
- the LOC136233551 gene encoding inositol 3-kinase, which codes for MVSTTHQSPSSPVLIVGNYCHDILIQNNTVIGESLGGASSFIASVLDGLSIPSNLISLVGHDFKYPVDHAPIVVPASKTTVFHAYFDTGVHSSGHQDRILKRVCTCDPIKPTDLPDARFVFGMAVGVGGEILPETLERMIEICDLVLVDIQALIRDFDEHDGTVKLVELEKTRFYPLLPRIGVLKVSSEEAVYMDVEEVRNWCCVVVTNGEDGCRVHWRDGELGISPFVANQEDPTGAGDSFLGGLVAGLVQRLAVPDAALLGNFFGSLTVEQIGLPKFDSRLLQRVKDEVERRKKQFLQYERSDDELKFMKPDGHETFYSSLGAAKLLPLPPPCSISR